Proteins encoded in a region of the Vibrio ponticus genome:
- the secE gene encoding preprotein translocase subunit SecE, whose translation MKANNAETPESSNGADIFKWIITFVLLTAAVVGNYLYGDMSVVVRAAGVVVLIAAALGVAATTTKGKAAIAFAKESRMEVRKVVWPTRQETLQTTLIVLAVSIVMALALWGIDGIMVRLVALVTGV comes from the coding sequence ATGAAAGCAAATAATGCTGAAACTCCTGAAAGCTCAAATGGCGCAGATATCTTTAAGTGGATTATCACTTTTGTTCTGCTAACTGCCGCTGTTGTGGGTAATTACCTGTATGGTGATATGTCTGTAGTGGTTCGCGCTGCAGGTGTTGTTGTTCTAATTGCTGCTGCACTTGGTGTTGCTGCTACAACAACTAAGGGTAAAGCTGCGATCGCATTTGCGAAAGAATCTCGCATGGAAGTGCGCAAAGTGGTATGGCCAACGCGTCAAGAAACTTTGCAAACGACGCTGATCGTTCTAGCTGTAAGTATTGTAATGGCTCTAGCGCTATGGGGTATCGACGGCATTATGGTTCGTTTGGTAGCTCTAGTAACTGGGGTATAG